The Lichenihabitans psoromatis genome contains a region encoding:
- a CDS encoding NAD(P)/FAD-dependent oxidoreductase, translated as MADVDSYYSRTRTETRDYPPLDGDLDVETLVIGGGLAGCATALDLAERGHSVALIEAERIGWGASGRNGGFASEIFPNGGEALVDRVGLSRAREFQAIASHGLALVRKRITDYGIDCGPVQTGALKCNIATKSEDLRKTQAYMADKFGLTYDYWPADKLRDALSTTQYSDALFVPSTLALHPLNLTCGLARAGAERGVKLFERTPALDLKTGPGRKTVRTARGTIRADRIVITCGGYINGLQSAISGATVPIATFVMATERLGERLKDAIRVPYAIFDNTVAVNYYRPLADTRLLWGGRVLAWQPDPKRIAALLRRDMVKFYPALAEAHVEVAWGGMMPFTRHKMPVIGQIEPDVWYATGFGGLGVSLTSAVGNVIAKAIVEGDETWTLFEAFGLPYAGGKLGKIPAQMIYWTHQMKAAAGFPSTH; from the coding sequence ATGGCGGATGTCGACAGCTATTATTCCCGCACGCGAACCGAAACGCGCGACTATCCACCTCTCGACGGCGACCTCGACGTCGAGACGCTGGTGATCGGTGGCGGGCTGGCCGGCTGCGCGACGGCGCTCGATCTCGCCGAGCGTGGGCATTCGGTTGCGCTGATCGAGGCCGAGCGGATCGGCTGGGGCGCCTCAGGGCGCAACGGCGGCTTTGCGTCCGAGATCTTCCCCAATGGCGGCGAGGCGCTCGTCGACCGGGTCGGCCTGTCGCGCGCACGGGAATTTCAGGCCATCGCCAGCCATGGCCTCGCGCTGGTCCGGAAGCGCATCACCGATTACGGCATCGATTGCGGGCCTGTCCAGACGGGAGCGCTGAAGTGCAATATCGCGACCAAGAGCGAAGATCTGCGAAAAACACAGGCCTATATGGCCGACAAGTTCGGCCTAACCTACGATTATTGGCCGGCCGACAAACTGCGTGACGCGCTGTCGACCACACAATATTCGGATGCGCTGTTCGTGCCCTCGACACTCGCGCTGCATCCCCTCAACCTCACCTGCGGTTTGGCGCGGGCCGGCGCGGAGCGTGGCGTGAAATTGTTTGAGCGCACCCCGGCGCTCGACCTCAAGACCGGCCCAGGCCGCAAGACGGTTCGCACCGCGCGAGGGACGATTCGGGCGGATCGCATCGTGATCACCTGCGGCGGCTATATCAACGGTCTGCAATCCGCGATCTCCGGCGCCACCGTGCCGATCGCCACCTTCGTGATGGCGACAGAACGGCTCGGCGAGCGGCTCAAGGATGCGATCCGGGTTCCCTACGCGATCTTCGACAATACGGTGGCGGTAAATTACTACCGCCCGCTTGCCGATACCCGATTGCTCTGGGGCGGCCGTGTCCTTGCCTGGCAGCCCGATCCGAAGCGGATCGCCGCCCTTCTGCGGCGCGACATGGTGAAATTCTATCCGGCTCTGGCAGAGGCGCATGTCGAGGTCGCTTGGGGCGGCATGATGCCGTTCACCCGGCACAAGATGCCGGTCATCGGGCAGATCGAGCCGGACGTCTGGTATGCCACCGGCTTCGGTGGCCTCGGCGTCTCGCTGACGTCGGCGGTCGGGAACGTGATCGCCAAGGCGATTGTCGAAGGCGACGAGACATGGACGCTCTTCGAGGCGTTCGGCCTGCCCTATGCGGGCGGCAAACTCGGCAAAATTCCAGCCCAGATGATCTACTGGACGCATCAGATGAAAGCTGCGGCCGGCTTCCCCTCGACCCACTGA
- a CDS encoding ArgE/DapE family deacylase, producing the protein MPDPDLMARLSAAIDANFDQQTAWLQTLVAFPSIRGEEAPCQDWLARDFASRGWSVDRYTLSEVAMSHLPGFSPVMDTDYTKAVQVVAALRAPDAVGKSLILQGHVDVVPPGPAGMWSTPAFEPAISNGRMNGRGAQDMKSGVSCLVFALQALHDAGYAPGSDVYLQTVTEEECTGNGALSTLARGYRADAVLIPEPTGQTITRGHVGVMWFRIRVQGAPVHVMNSQTGTNAIMSAYRVLTALEALTARINARAKDDLVFQGVDNPVKFNPGVIRGGDWPSSTPAWCEVDCRIGLMPGTALSEARAEVLEAIAEAAGQDRFMADHPPEVTWNGFQADGYVLEPGGEAEAVLGAAHHGVFGDAMEQRASTGVNDTRFYGLYYGIPGLCYGPSGSGLHGFDEWSDLDSVRKTTLVIATFVADWCGLVPLDGSKAA; encoded by the coding sequence ATGCCCGATCCCGACCTGATGGCCCGCTTGTCGGCCGCCATTGACGCAAATTTCGACCAGCAGACGGCCTGGCTGCAAACCCTCGTGGCATTCCCGAGCATCAGAGGCGAAGAGGCCCCCTGCCAGGATTGGCTGGCGCGCGATTTCGCTTCACGCGGCTGGAGCGTCGATCGTTATACGCTGAGCGAGGTCGCGATGAGCCACCTGCCCGGCTTCTCGCCGGTGATGGATACCGATTACACCAAGGCGGTGCAGGTGGTGGCGGCGCTGCGTGCACCCGATGCTGTTGGCAAAAGCCTCATCCTGCAGGGGCATGTCGATGTGGTGCCGCCCGGCCCGGCCGGCATGTGGTCGACCCCGGCGTTCGAGCCCGCGATCAGCAACGGCCGCATGAACGGGCGCGGCGCGCAGGATATGAAATCGGGCGTGTCATGCCTCGTCTTTGCGCTGCAGGCGTTGCACGACGCGGGCTACGCGCCCGGCTCGGACGTCTACCTGCAGACCGTCACGGAGGAGGAATGCACCGGCAACGGGGCTCTCTCGACCCTGGCGCGCGGCTATCGCGCCGATGCGGTGCTGATCCCCGAGCCGACCGGCCAGACCATCACGCGTGGCCATGTCGGAGTGATGTGGTTCCGCATCCGCGTGCAAGGCGCGCCTGTCCATGTGATGAACAGCCAGACCGGAACCAATGCGATCATGTCGGCCTATCGCGTGTTGACGGCGCTGGAAGCCCTGACGGCGCGGATCAATGCGCGAGCCAAGGACGATCTCGTCTTCCAGGGGGTCGACAACCCGGTCAAGTTCAATCCCGGCGTCATCCGGGGCGGCGATTGGCCGAGTTCGACGCCGGCGTGGTGCGAGGTCGATTGCCGGATCGGTCTGATGCCCGGCACGGCGCTGTCGGAGGCGCGAGCCGAGGTGCTGGAGGCGATCGCCGAGGCCGCCGGGCAGGATAGGTTCATGGCCGATCACCCGCCCGAGGTCACCTGGAACGGCTTTCAGGCGGACGGTTACGTGTTGGAGCCGGGCGGCGAAGCCGAGGCGGTCCTCGGCGCGGCGCATCACGGCGTATTCGGCGATGCCATGGAGCAGCGGGCTTCGACCGGCGTCAACGACACGCGATTCTATGGTCTCTACTACGGCATTCCCGGCCTCTGCTACGGCCCCAGCGGGTCGGGCCTGCACGGCTTCGACGAATGGTCCGACCTCGACAGCGTCCGCAAGACCACGCTGGTGATTGCGACCTTCGTGGCGGACTGGTGCGGCCTCGTCCCTCTCGACGGGAGCAAGGCCGCCTGA
- a CDS encoding NAD(P)/FAD-dependent oxidoreductase: MTETRSRLPRSLYAETARERADTGPVVAPKRVDVAVIGGGFTGLSTALHLAQRGVDVAVLEANEPGWGASGRNGGQVNSGLKYEPDQIESDFGAERGRRMVAFSGDAPNLVFDLIRTHQIRCEANQSGTIRAAFTRGSADYLRRATEGWQRRGLPVEGLDRDAVARASGTDRYQFGALDRRGGSVNPLGFARGLADAAIKAGAAIHGQTKVTALSRQGDGWSVSTPNGVVTATWVVLATNGYTDDLWPGLRQSIVPVYSGIVATEPLPAAIADRILPHRSVLYEHESVTVYFRLDAQNRLLMGGRSRLRNLEGPDGFRDLTAYAKRLYPFIGDPAWSHGWNGQLAITPDHYPHLHEPAPHLIACLGYNGRGIAMATAMGGEIARRVTGTAAADLTMPVTPIKPMRLHALWPVAVKARIAYGRARMALGL, translated from the coding sequence ATGACAGAGACCAGAAGCCGGCTGCCGCGCAGCCTTTACGCCGAGACGGCGCGTGAGCGGGCCGACACCGGCCCGGTCGTCGCACCCAAACGCGTCGATGTCGCGGTGATTGGCGGTGGCTTCACGGGCTTGTCGACCGCGTTGCATCTCGCGCAACGCGGGGTCGATGTCGCGGTGCTGGAGGCCAACGAGCCCGGCTGGGGCGCGTCGGGTCGCAATGGCGGGCAGGTCAATTCGGGCCTGAAATACGAGCCGGATCAGATCGAGTCCGATTTTGGCGCCGAGCGGGGGCGGCGCATGGTGGCGTTCTCGGGCGACGCTCCCAACCTCGTCTTCGACCTGATCCGTACCCATCAGATTCGCTGCGAGGCCAATCAATCCGGCACCATCCGGGCCGCCTTCACCCGAGGCTCGGCGGATTATCTTCGCCGCGCCACCGAGGGGTGGCAGCGGCGCGGCCTCCCGGTCGAGGGGCTCGATCGCGATGCTGTCGCAAGGGCGTCGGGCACCGATCGATATCAGTTCGGGGCGCTCGATCGACGCGGCGGCTCGGTCAATCCGCTCGGCTTTGCGCGGGGGCTCGCCGATGCCGCGATCAAAGCCGGGGCCGCGATCCACGGACAGACGAAGGTGACGGCGCTGTCGCGTCAGGGCGACGGCTGGAGCGTTTCGACCCCGAACGGTGTCGTGACCGCCACCTGGGTCGTGTTGGCCACCAACGGCTACACGGACGACCTCTGGCCCGGCCTTCGCCAATCGATCGTGCCGGTCTATAGCGGCATCGTGGCGACCGAGCCTCTCCCCGCCGCGATCGCCGATCGGATCCTGCCGCATCGCTCTGTGCTCTACGAGCATGAGTCCGTCACGGTCTATTTCCGCCTCGATGCACAGAACCGCCTGTTGATGGGGGGCCGCAGCCGTTTGCGAAATCTCGAAGGACCGGACGGCTTTCGCGACCTCACGGCTTACGCGAAGCGGCTCTATCCGTTCATCGGCGACCCCGCCTGGTCGCATGGATGGAACGGACAACTCGCGATCACGCCGGATCACTACCCGCATCTGCACGAGCCGGCGCCGCACCTGATCGCCTGCCTCGGCTATAATGGACGCGGCATCGCGATGGCGACCGCCATGGGCGGGGAGATCGCCCGGCGCGTCACGGGAACGGCGGCGGCCGATCTCACCATGCCGGTGACGCCCATCAAGCCGATGCGCCTGCATGCGCTGTGGCCCGTCGCCGTCAAGGCGCGGATCGCCTACGGGCGAGCCCGCATGGCGCTCGGCCTCTGA
- a CDS encoding GNAT family N-acetyltransferase — MEDLYQPVHEIETGWCRDPAIASDIARLFVAGADPSYISHSELQFGRAETPDRWASDLGAIILSSATKAIADAARPTTDPHTKLAVATANGTIVGFAFVSFMPGVRTPFATLEDLLVTGARGQGAGRAMLDWIARTCRTAGFLRLFLESGARNDRAHHFFERHGFEQVSIVMKRDLPGLDDQSSP, encoded by the coding sequence ATGGAAGACCTGTACCAGCCCGTCCACGAGATCGAAACGGGATGGTGTCGTGACCCCGCCATCGCGAGTGACATCGCGCGGCTCTTCGTGGCCGGTGCGGACCCCTCTTATATTTCCCATTCCGAGCTTCAGTTCGGCCGCGCGGAAACGCCCGATCGCTGGGCCTCCGACCTCGGCGCCATCATCCTCTCCTCGGCCACCAAAGCCATCGCGGACGCGGCCCGCCCGACCACGGACCCGCATACGAAACTGGCGGTCGCGACCGCGAATGGCACCATCGTCGGCTTCGCCTTCGTGTCCTTCATGCCGGGCGTCAGGACGCCGTTCGCGACCCTCGAGGATCTGCTGGTCACGGGCGCTCGTGGCCAGGGCGCCGGGCGCGCCATGCTGGATTGGATCGCAAGGACCTGCCGGACGGCCGGATTTTTGCGGCTGTTTCTGGAAAGCGGTGCCCGCAACGACCGTGCGCACCACTTTTTCGAGCGTCACGGCTTCGAGCAGGTGTCGATCGTCATGAAGCGAGACCTTCCAGGCCTGGACGATCAATCCTCGCCATAG
- a CDS encoding aldehyde dehydrogenase family protein, with translation MTHHLQFYIDGAWVDPITPNPIEVIDPSTERPYTSISGGATADVDRAVAAAQVAFETFSQTSRADRLALLRRLLDAYNARYEDIAQAVSQEMGAPIEFARGSQAYVGRAHLEATIEALEAFTFDETRGSTRVVKEPIGVVGLITPWNWPLNQIMCKVAPALAAGCTMVLKPSEIAPISGIIFAEVIDAAALPKGVFNLVNGTGPDVGQVMAGHPGIDMVSFTGSTRAGIIVAKTAADTVKRVSQELGGKSANIILPDADLESAVRKGVDACFGNSGQSCDAPTRMFVPADRETEALAFAKAAAEALRVGPPLDAGTDLGPVVSQTQYDKIQGMIEAGIAEGATLVTGGLGRPEGLDHGYYVKPTVFGHVKPDMRISREEIFGPVLSILSYTDEADAIRLANDTVYGLAAYVQGGDLAAARRVAGRLRAGLVNINYPDWDTRAPFGGYKQSGNGREYADFGIHDFVETKGIAGYGED, from the coding sequence ATGACCCATCATCTGCAGTTCTACATCGATGGCGCTTGGGTCGATCCGATCACGCCCAATCCGATCGAGGTGATCGACCCTTCGACCGAGCGGCCCTACACGAGCATTTCGGGCGGCGCGACCGCGGATGTCGACCGGGCCGTCGCGGCGGCGCAAGTGGCGTTCGAGACCTTCTCACAGACCAGCCGGGCCGATCGCCTCGCGCTGCTTCGCCGCCTGCTCGATGCCTACAACGCCCGCTACGAGGATATCGCTCAGGCAGTCAGCCAGGAGATGGGGGCGCCGATCGAGTTCGCCCGCGGATCGCAGGCCTATGTGGGCCGCGCCCATCTCGAAGCCACGATCGAGGCGCTCGAGGCCTTCACGTTCGACGAGACGCGCGGCTCCACCCGGGTCGTCAAGGAGCCGATCGGCGTGGTCGGTCTGATCACGCCGTGGAACTGGCCCCTCAATCAGATCATGTGCAAGGTCGCGCCGGCGCTCGCGGCGGGCTGCACGATGGTCCTGAAGCCGAGCGAGATCGCGCCAATCAGCGGCATCATCTTCGCCGAAGTGATCGATGCAGCAGCTCTGCCCAAGGGTGTCTTCAATCTCGTGAACGGAACCGGCCCGGACGTCGGGCAGGTCATGGCGGGTCATCCCGGCATTGACATGGTGTCGTTCACGGGCTCGACCCGCGCCGGTATCATCGTTGCGAAGACGGCGGCCGATACGGTCAAGCGGGTCAGCCAAGAGCTCGGCGGCAAATCGGCCAATATCATCCTGCCGGATGCCGATCTCGAAAGTGCCGTCCGTAAGGGGGTTGACGCATGTTTCGGCAATAGCGGGCAATCCTGCGACGCGCCGACCCGGATGTTCGTGCCGGCCGATCGCGAGACCGAGGCGCTGGCCTTCGCCAAAGCGGCCGCCGAAGCGCTGCGGGTGGGTCCGCCGCTGGACGCCGGCACCGATCTCGGCCCGGTCGTCAGCCAGACCCAATATGACAAGATCCAGGGAATGATCGAAGCCGGCATCGCCGAAGGCGCCACGCTGGTGACGGGCGGATTGGGGCGTCCCGAGGGTCTCGATCACGGCTATTATGTCAAGCCTACCGTGTTCGGCCACGTCAAACCCGACATGCGGATCTCCCGCGAGGAAATCTTCGGTCCGGTTCTGTCGATCCTGTCCTATACAGACGAGGCGGACGCGATCCGGCTCGCCAACGACACGGTCTATGGTCTGGCGGCTTACGTTCAGGGCGGCGATCTTGCTGCGGCCCGTCGCGTCGCCGGCCGGTTGCGCGCCGGGCTCGTCAACATCAACTATCCCGATTGGGACACGCGCGCTCCGTTCGGCGGCTACAAGCAATCGGGCAACGGCCGCGAATATGCGGATTTCGGCATCCATGATTTCGTCGAGACGAAGGGGATCGCGGGCTATGGCGAGGATTGA
- a CDS encoding GntR family transcriptional regulator yields MTVTRSVRAAPPKTSPARPSGRAAPIKPVASSPSVRETTYLDLKEMILSGQLRSAEHLSESRLAARLGVSRTPLREALMKLEQEGLVVGRRNVGYTVLDLDVAAVCDLLAVREALDVCAAELACVNATETDLQHIRALVEQMRVLHATNKSTPSDAARDLDLGLLIHEVIVVATRNEALITVTGQIYQKLRLALWLEVLWVDWEDVGLSEHEAIADAILARDAVAAAAAARAHVQSSLRNMAKVRDIYNHRRQRRGDRAPAGSKEAS; encoded by the coding sequence ATGACGGTCACGCGGAGCGTGCGAGCAGCGCCGCCAAAGACGTCTCCGGCTCGGCCGTCGGGCCGTGCGGCGCCCATCAAGCCGGTCGCGTCGAGCCCGTCGGTTCGGGAAACGACCTATTTGGACCTGAAGGAGATGATCCTCAGCGGCCAGCTCCGCTCGGCCGAACATCTCTCCGAAAGTCGGCTTGCGGCCCGTCTCGGGGTCAGCCGCACGCCGCTGCGCGAAGCCTTGATGAAGCTCGAACAAGAGGGCCTCGTGGTCGGCCGGCGCAACGTCGGCTACACAGTGCTCGATCTCGACGTCGCGGCTGTCTGCGATCTTCTCGCGGTGCGCGAGGCTCTCGATGTTTGCGCGGCGGAACTCGCCTGCGTCAACGCAACCGAGACCGATCTGCAGCACATTCGGGCGCTGGTCGAGCAGATGCGCGTTCTGCATGCGACCAACAAATCGACGCCGTCCGATGCCGCGCGCGACCTCGATCTGGGATTGCTGATCCATGAGGTGATCGTGGTCGCGACCCGCAACGAGGCGCTCATCACGGTGACGGGCCAAATCTATCAGAAGCTGCGGCTCGCTCTTTGGCTCGAAGTGCTGTGGGTCGATTGGGAAGACGTCGGCTTGTCGGAACACGAGGCCATCGCGGACGCCATTCTAGCGCGCGATGCCGTGGCGGCAGCCGCAGCCGCCCGCGCCCATGTGCAAAGCTCGTTGCGCAACATGGCCAAGGTGCGGGACATCTACAATCATCGTCGGCAGCGGCGGGGCGATCGAGCCCCGGCTGGATCGAAGGAGGCCTCATGA
- the ggt gene encoding gamma-glutamyltransferase: MRDYEKPGRSLVMARYGMAATSHSSASLAAVNMLQAGGNAIDAAIAACAVQCVVEPGSTGIGGDCFALISPDGSDRIVAYNGSGRAPAAATTDWYTQQGFTTIPRQSPHAVTVPGAVEAWARLLQDHGTRSLGEVVAPAVALARDGYAVSSRVGRDWINQEALLRADPDAARIFLPDGHAPKAGTVHRQPELAATLEAIGRDGPDAFYKGERAADMVAHLRGLGGLHTAEDFASARGTYETPIKTSFRGHDIFECPPGGQGVIALMILNILSGFEGRGDPLSPDRLHIEIEATKLAYSIRDAVLADPAKADVPIEWLLSDTLAAELRSRIDLTSCLDDIPAFLPPDHKDTVYICVVDKNRMAVSFINSIFHPFGSGIVEPNSGVLFHNRGQSFVVEAGHPNAIAPSKRPLHTIIPGMMAREGRVEMPFGVMGGHYQAMGHAHFVSKLLDYGLNMQAAIDLPRLFPKPGTREVEAEATLPAATRIELERRGFRIVPPSWAIGGAQAISIDWDTGVLIGASDHRKDGAALGY, from the coding sequence ATGCGCGATTATGAAAAACCGGGCCGATCCTTGGTCATGGCCCGTTATGGCATGGCGGCCACATCGCATTCGTCCGCCAGTCTCGCCGCCGTCAATATGCTGCAGGCCGGGGGCAATGCGATCGACGCCGCCATTGCGGCCTGCGCGGTCCAATGCGTCGTCGAGCCCGGTTCGACCGGGATCGGCGGCGATTGTTTCGCGCTGATCTCGCCGGACGGCAGCGATCGCATCGTCGCCTATAACGGCTCGGGCCGCGCGCCCGCCGCCGCCACGACCGATTGGTACACACAGCAGGGCTTCACGACGATCCCGCGTCAATCGCCACATGCCGTCACTGTGCCGGGAGCGGTCGAGGCCTGGGCGCGCTTGCTGCAGGATCATGGCACGCGCAGCCTGGGTGAGGTTGTGGCGCCCGCCGTCGCACTGGCGCGGGACGGTTATGCCGTGAGTTCACGCGTCGGGCGCGACTGGATCAACCAGGAGGCGCTGCTGCGGGCCGATCCGGATGCGGCGCGGATCTTCCTGCCGGACGGCCATGCGCCGAAGGCCGGAACCGTGCATCGCCAACCCGAACTCGCCGCGACGCTGGAGGCCATCGGACGGGACGGCCCGGACGCCTTCTACAAGGGCGAACGCGCCGCCGACATGGTGGCGCATCTGCGGGGGCTTGGCGGCCTGCATACAGCCGAGGATTTCGCCTCCGCGCGCGGCACCTACGAGACGCCGATCAAGACCAGTTTTCGCGGCCACGACATTTTTGAATGTCCGCCCGGCGGCCAGGGCGTGATCGCCTTGATGATCCTGAACATCCTCTCGGGGTTCGAGGGTCGTGGCGACCCGCTCTCGCCTGATCGACTGCACATCGAGATCGAGGCCACGAAGTTGGCGTACTCGATCCGCGACGCCGTGCTGGCCGACCCGGCCAAGGCCGACGTGCCGATCGAGTGGCTCTTGTCGGACACGCTTGCGGCAGAGTTGCGGAGCCGCATCGATCTCACCTCATGCCTCGACGACATCCCGGCCTTCTTACCGCCGGACCACAAGGACACGGTTTATATCTGCGTCGTTGACAAGAACCGCATGGCGGTCAGTTTCATCAACTCGATCTTTCATCCGTTCGGTAGCGGCATCGTGGAGCCGAACAGCGGTGTGTTGTTCCACAATCGCGGCCAGAGTTTCGTCGTGGAGGCAGGGCACCCGAACGCCATCGCGCCCAGCAAGCGGCCGTTACACACCATCATCCCCGGCATGATGGCGCGCGAGGGGCGCGTCGAGATGCCGTTTGGCGTGATGGGCGGCCATTATCAGGCGATGGGGCACGCGCATTTCGTCTCGAAGCTGCTCGACTATGGCCTGAACATGCAGGCCGCGATCGATCTGCCGCGCCTATTCCCGAAGCCCGGCACACGCGAGGTCGAAGCGGAAGCAACGCTGCCGGCCGCAACCCGGATCGAGCTCGAACGGCGCGGCTTTAGAATCGTGCCGCCGTCCTGGGCGATCGGCGGGGCGCAAGCTATTTCGATCGACTGGGACACCGGTGTGCTGATCGGCGCCTCCGACCATCGCAAGGACGGCGCCGCGCTCGGCTATTGA
- the speB gene encoding agmatinase: MFDADKLAALRARYANATGSDIFDPTFKRVADLVFKEGDKRPAPYAGVPTLLRAPYRPDRDLSDLDIALLGVPMDLGVTHRSGARFGPKAIRNVERIGPYEHVLKAVPAGDVRVADIGDVPFRSRFDLAASHEDIETCVARIVAAGVVPLSVGGDHSISLPVLRAVGRDRPVGLIHIDAHCDTSGSFEDCKFHHGGPFRQAVLDGVLDPERTIQIGIRGNSEFLWEFSYASGMTVIHAEEVDRMGLEAVIKQARAITGDGPTYVTFDVDSLDPAFAPGTGTPEVGGLTSSQALAILRGLIGHDIVGGDVVEVAPQYDPTTNTAQIAAQVLFELLCLSAAAVQKRRRI; the protein is encoded by the coding sequence ATGTTCGATGCCGACAAACTCGCCGCGCTCAGGGCCCGATACGCGAACGCGACCGGCAGCGACATCTTCGATCCGACGTTTAAGCGCGTCGCCGATCTCGTGTTCAAGGAGGGCGACAAACGCCCCGCACCCTATGCCGGTGTTCCGACGCTCCTTCGTGCGCCTTACCGGCCCGACCGCGACCTGTCGGATCTCGACATCGCGCTGCTCGGCGTGCCGATGGACCTCGGCGTGACGCACCGCTCTGGCGCGCGGTTCGGCCCCAAAGCGATCCGCAATGTCGAGCGGATCGGCCCCTACGAACATGTTCTGAAGGCGGTGCCGGCCGGTGACGTCCGGGTCGCCGACATCGGAGACGTGCCGTTCCGCAGCCGCTTCGATCTCGCAGCCTCCCATGAGGATATCGAAACCTGCGTGGCGCGCATCGTGGCGGCGGGGGTCGTCCCGCTGTCGGTCGGCGGCGATCATTCGATCAGCCTTCCCGTGTTGCGCGCCGTGGGCCGAGATCGCCCGGTCGGGCTGATCCACATCGACGCCCATTGCGACACGAGCGGGTCGTTCGAAGACTGCAAGTTCCATCATGGTGGCCCGTTCCGTCAGGCCGTTCTCGATGGCGTGCTCGATCCGGAACGGACCATCCAGATCGGGATCCGCGGCAATTCGGAATTCCTGTGGGAGTTCTCGTATGCGAGCGGCATGACCGTGATCCACGCCGAAGAGGTCGATCGGATGGGTCTAGAAGCCGTGATCAAGCAGGCCCGTGCCATCACGGGGGATGGGCCGACCTATGTGACGTTCGACGTCGACAGTCTCGACCCAGCTTTTGCGCCTGGCACCGGCACGCCGGAGGTGGGCGGCCTTACGTCGAGCCAAGCGCTGGCGATCCTGCGCGGCCTGATCGGGCACGATATCGTGGGCGGCGACGTGGTCGAGGTAGCGCCGCAATATGATCCGACCACCAACACGGCCCAGATCGCGGCCCAGGTGTTGTTCGAACTCCTTTGCCTCAGTGCGGCGGCCGTGCAGAAACGACGCCGCATCTGA
- a CDS encoding aspartate aminotransferase family protein encodes MTLDAIDRPGSNEPNLENFWMPFTANRQFKAAPRMLTSAKGMYYESADGRTVLDGTAGLWCVNAGHGRRQIAEAVERQLMDLDFAPTFQMAHPIVFDFAERLAKIAPAGLDRVFFTGSGSESVDTALKIAIAYQRAIGQGTRTRFIGRERGYHGVGFGGISVGGILNNRRVFPQLPGTDHLRHTHDLARNAYVRGQPEHGADLAEDLERLVALHGAETIAAVIVEPVAGSTGVLIAPNGYLERLRAICDQHGILLIFDEVISGFGRLGTPFGAEYFGVKPDMMTTAKGLTNGCIPMGAVFASRTVHDALMRGPENAIELFHGYTYSGHPVGCAAGIATLDIYAEEGLLTRGADLAETWHDAIHSLKGLPNVIDIRTIGLIAGIELAPRAGAPGTRAYEAFVKAFEKGLLVRTTGDIIALSPPLIIEREQITTLVSMLGDVLKQVA; translated from the coding sequence ATGACCCTCGACGCCATCGACCGCCCGGGCTCGAACGAGCCGAATCTCGAAAATTTCTGGATGCCGTTTACGGCAAACCGCCAATTCAAGGCGGCGCCCCGTATGCTGACCTCGGCCAAGGGTATGTATTACGAGAGCGCCGATGGGCGCACGGTGCTCGATGGGACGGCGGGGCTGTGGTGCGTCAATGCCGGGCATGGCCGACGCCAGATCGCCGAAGCGGTCGAACGGCAATTGATGGATCTCGATTTTGCGCCGACTTTCCAGATGGCGCATCCCATCGTGTTCGACTTCGCCGAGCGTCTCGCCAAGATCGCGCCCGCCGGGCTCGATCGGGTTTTCTTCACCGGCTCGGGGTCGGAATCGGTCGATACGGCGCTCAAGATCGCGATCGCGTATCAGCGTGCCATCGGGCAGGGCACCCGCACCCGGTTCATCGGTCGCGAGCGTGGTTACCACGGGGTCGGGTTCGGCGGCATCTCGGTCGGCGGCATCCTCAACAACCGCCGGGTTTTCCCGCAGTTGCCGGGCACCGACCACCTGCGGCATACCCATGATCTGGCGCGCAACGCCTATGTCAGAGGCCAGCCCGAGCATGGGGCGGACCTCGCCGAGGATCTCGAACGGCTGGTGGCGCTGCATGGCGCCGAAACCATCGCGGCCGTGATCGTCGAGCCCGTCGCAGGGTCGACCGGGGTTCTGATCGCACCGAACGGCTACCTGGAACGCTTGCGCGCCATCTGCGATCAACACGGCATTCTGTTGATCTTCGACGAAGTCATCAGCGGGTTCGGACGCCTCGGCACCCCGTTCGGGGCGGAATACTTCGGCGTGAAACCCGACATGATGACAACAGCCAAAGGCCTGACCAACGGCTGCATTCCGATGGGCGCGGTCTTCGCAAGCCGCACCGTGCATGACGCGCTGATGCGGGGGCCGGAGAATGCCATCGAGCTCTTCCACGGCTACACCTACTCGGGCCATCCCGTCGGCTGCGCGGCCGGCATCGCCACGCTCGACATCTATGCCGAGGAGGGCCTGCTGACCCGGGGCGCCGACTTGGCCGAAACGTGGCACGACGCGATCCACAGCCTCAAAGGGCTGCCGAACGTGATCGACATCCGCACCATCGGCCTGATCGCCGGGATCGAGCTTGCACCCCGGGCCGGCGCGCCGGGCACGCGCGCCTACGAGGCGTTTGTGAAGGCCTTCGAGAAGGGGCTGCTGGTCCGCACCACCGGCGACATCATCGCGTTGTCACCGCCGCTCATCATCGAGCGGGAGCAGATCACGACCCTCGTGTCGATGCTGGGCGACGTGCTGAAGCAGGTCGCCTGA